In Mytilus edulis chromosome 3, xbMytEdul2.2, whole genome shotgun sequence, the genomic window ACATATGATTCAATTATGTTgtattaaaatacaattattgatgGACATGAACATTGCCTTGCCTTGGACACAGACCTTGAGGAGAACCATTCAGACCAAAATAAACTGGGACATTTACTGCAATTGCAATATAACtttcttttcaaatttgaaacagtATAGTATTGTCTATATGCTTAACTCACAGTATATTTGTACACCAAGGACCTGTATTAAATACTCAATGCCTAGACATACAATAGAGGTTTAGAAAGGTTCTTATTTGGTACATGTAATAAATTGTTCTGACCTACATGTGACTATGATGATTTTGtagtttatatacattttgtacacttCAAAATTGTACAAAGAATCTAAAATAACACATctacaaaactttatatttttatataactaATTAATTGTATCCAGATCTTTATTCGAAAAGGCATTTAGTTGAATATAACCATCATAGTCCTTACATGTAATTGGCACAAATGTACGTATAAGTAAAATTTTACCTTTCTTTTATTCAAGACATACACATATATTTCAAGTTAATGTAATAATGGTCattactgtcatgactgtaaaaCAAAAGCTTTTTCCTGTAATTGTAATCAACgcaacagtaaaaaaaatacttctttGATCACTGACCAGAATGATTGAATGGTAAGGTTATTAAGTAAAGTCCAGATATGGGAACTGAAGTTTATGTTGTCACTGAGTTGTTACTATTTATCtagatttgtttttattcctTGACACTCTCAGTATGGCTTACCATTTTACATGCAGTACCTTGCTCACTGGCCAGAGTACTTCCAAGTTGCTGAATCGCCGGCTGGACAAATTATGGGATATAGTAAGTACATTTTCTCATAATTTGCCCATTGGTAAGAGTATTTctaattatcttacctcctatacatttccaggaatatgattggttaaaagcgtccgtgtgcaaaccgtgtatatttgatattaggttagtagggaggcggggtttatctcatacacggttagtagtggagttacgtccctttatattccttatttggtaagaagggggcgggccTTAtttaatacacggttagtaatggtgttatgtccctttgtaaaaaacaaaacggttctgagaaaaaatcttaaaagttccaacagacgaagaaattgatgattcagattgaaacaaattcataaaacacatttaaaccttacaagtcgttattgttggcatctgtttttgtaggattaatggaagtattttcctagcgctaacagtattgaagacttgctcgttttgagaatcactcttaatttcacacgtgaagatagtcggtaagataaattcgttacatagtgtgctagtgacgtaatacggtatatatggggtcagtaaattccatatggggattcgagcttcgctctcaccccatatggaatttactgaccccatatataccgtattaggtcactagcacactatgtaactaatagtacaAAGAAACCTGACCTGTTTAAACTGAACTTTCAAGTGACTTAAGATTTTGTTTCGGTTTGGGCCGATGTTTGGTTTTTATCAGATTCacaacgcatacaatttgatatgatgGTGCTAAAGAACATGTTGAGTTTAATTTTATACAGGTTTTCTGTTTATGCAGGATTCAGTTTAGCCAAGTTTCACTGTATTTGAATATCTCAGATACATACAATAATTGGATATAGCAATTTGTCCACAAGTTAATTCATGTATACTCAAGTATCTGACCCACTGACCTTGGACTTGGTACACGAATGATATTAACAAGTATCTGAATCTCAGTAGCTGTACAAATAATTGGAATGATAAGGACATTCACTAGCATGACTAAATCCTTACTCACTGATACgagtacatgtataacatttacAACTGACATAATCTTTGCTAAGACAAAAGATAGGATATACTGAGCATATTTATCTACTGGCCAGAGTAAATGCGCAACATTTTTAACTGGCCTAATCCATGATGTTTTTGTGATCTTTCCCAGTTACAAAGAATTATGCGCATTTATTAATTTAGACATTATGTTAGAAGGGgtaaatgtatttataatattCATGACTTTAAGTCTAAGTTGTATATGTAATAAATATTGCTTCAGTTAAATTGAAGATcttgttaaaatatattatttgtttaatttcagtAATGGGTAAAGCTGAGGGGTCAAATGATTTATGGCATGGTCATGTGACTGCGTTATCAGTGGCACCAGAATATAGACGTCTTGGTCTGGCAGCAAAATTGATGAATATTTTAGAGGAAATTTCAGAAAAGTAAGTAGAACTTCATGTGTTTTCCTTAGTTGAGACACCAGAGTTAAAATCTAGATGAGAAAAACTATGAGTgacatttgaaagtaaaaatgcTATGAttcaaatactgtggattcatctatTTTTGTGGGTAATAATTATTCTTTCATTGAGGACAACTGGAATTTTAGAACGtggatatttatatttaatttcatggctTTGCAAAAGTCTGCATAATATTTTTTAATCTGTTGAACATTTatattcgtggttcacctgtacctacaaaatccatgaaaatgtgTCCTATGAATAATAATGTAATATTTGGCAGTAAAGGGAGCTAACTTACAGTAAACTTTATGTAAATTTTCAGAAAAAGATGTTTCTTTGTGGATTTATTTGTAAGAGTTTCCAACAAAGTTGCTGTAGACATGTACAATAAGCTAGGATATACGGTGTATAGAACAGTACTGGAATATTACTCTGGAGAAGTGGACGAAGATGCTTATGGTAAGAAGTTGTTCTTTAGTATTGCTCAATATTCATGTATTTACATGTGTTCCTAATTTATATATTAGGAACCTTGGTGGTAGACTGGTATAAGTAGTCAAACTACTCTATCacaagccagtcaacactgaggttgtcagtTTGAATCCAGCACAGGGTAGGTACACTAGACAGCAATATTTATTGACTATGATAGTCAGTTTTCCTTCTGCAGTTTGGTGGTTTTCAGAAGGCACTACTACTTCCCCACCAATAAAAACTTAACACCACGAAATTGCaaaatagtgttgaaagtggcgtttaacaccagtcaatcaatcaatcctgtTTATAAGTGTACATAATTTGTAGGCAAAGATTAAAATATGTGTGGTTAAAATAATATGAAACCAAGGACTATGTGATGTTGCTGTCTGAGGAGAGGCCTTTCATGTATACATGGTAGTGTGCTAGAAAATTTTAGATATCTCAACACGACTCTTACTCTTTTTATACCAAATTATTGTGCTCCCTGAAAAAATTTCAGAAGCATATTATAGTCATTGCTCTCCCCCTTTTTCTGGGTGTAAGAAACAAAAGgttttgggatgaaaatttcctTAATTTGCTTGATAGTAACGAAATTATTTGTGTAGCAGAAATGTAGGGAAGGGGAAGAACTCTAATTACTTCGTCAGTTATGGTCACTTTtgtaaaattagaaaaacaacGATTTTGTTTTAGGATGGTAACTTAAGTGTCCTTTTTTGTTTGATAATAAAACttgtatatattgaaaatatacagaGGGGGTAGAATTCTACTGATTTTCaggttcaaaggtcaaggtcatggctgctaaaaatttactgaaaataaagaaaaataaattgtaatCTAATTTTTATATGTGGTGTTATGTGTAACTTTTCTTATTAAATTCATACAttgttttattgcattttttattttttgatatagATGTAATTAGTTTTATGAGGCAAacaacaaaattttaattttttcataaacatgataaaatatacatgatatctAGATAAATCATCAGGAAATAGAATTTTGATGTTTATTTCAGGTATAAATCTTGTTAGTTCTTTATCTGAAGAACATACACAAAgattttattatgtaaaatgtACCTGATTTTATATCTGTTGAAGATATGCATTTTGGTATTGAGTTATCTCTCTTGAATCAGATCActtttaaaaactaaaatgagCTAATGGCTCTTCAATGGTAAAAGTGTTAAAAGGAGATTATATGGACTTTTGTGGAGGAATGGGGTATGGATTAATAAGTTTTGATACTCAGAGTGTTTATTCTAGTCTTTTTTGGATGAGATTGGAATTTGAGTTTCAGTTAGTGAAAAAAATTTCCACTCTGATCTGTCTCAAACATTTACTTAGAATGTATAGAGGAAAATGTGCAAACTAAAAGTTGAAGGACCTTTTTTCTAAAAggggttttataataaaaactacaaTTCCATCCCAGATTATTATTGTGCATAACAAAGAATAAACATTAATCATTTATTATCTGCAAACTCAGTGATTTGCTGCCTTTACTCTTCAGAgttgaaaaagaaatgaattacTTTACTAATTGCTATCATAATTAGAAATTGGTACATttgtactgtgaaagtacttttattcgtggggagCCAATTTTCGGGGTTTTCGAGGGATGACTTTATCCACAAATTAAAGTGGCCAATGAAATAAAACAACTGTTGTCTTAATCAGTACATGGAAAGGTCCCCATGTAGGTTTGACTTCTGaaatgatctagagaatatattgaatattgCTAAATCTGAGAATACTATAATAGTAGTCACATGGCAAATGAACTATGAACTACAACTGCAGGTAGGATTATACACATTTAATCTTTGAAAACATAAactacaacttttgatcttttcattctcgtaaaaaatatttttgatgaaagtcagatttccgatAATGATTTGCTATGATAAAGTTATCATTTATTAATATCCTCATAATTCTAGTACAATGTTGCtgaaccacgaaaattgatacccatgaattTAATAACTTTCACAGTACAAAAaactgtacatgtatgtgcatgtTGAAAACGCATCAACATCTTTCTTTTACTGGAAGTTTTGAGATTTAAACCCCTAtttcaatatttacaataaaatgtataCCTAAACTCTTATGTGGGTTATTTTTCAGATCTTGTTCCTCCCTCAATATTCTGTTTGtccaaaacataattttgtctaACTTTTTTCTCAATAACTACTGCTATACAGAATGATTTCATATTTGGTCAGTAACTAAATATTGATGAGTTGTAAATGGTGGTAATGTATGAATGCTTATCAAATCTGTCAGATACCTACTTTTGGTTTACCAATGCAGTGAATTTTTCAGAaactattataaacaaaataatttaatgttTGGTCAGCTATTTGACAGTAATGGGTTCTATGTATGATTGCTTTCTAGATCTTTCAGATAACTGATTCCAGTTTTCAAATACATTAgagttacatttgtatattttggGATATGGGTAGCAATACAATGCTTGCAATTTCTTTTCCTAAATCTGCAGAACTCAGAAATTTTGGCAGTTTGTACTGCATTTAATAAATGCACTCTATTATAAGATTAATCATCAGTATTGAATATggaagtaaaaaataatgttaatattGCATTGATATCTGAAACACTAAACATATGCAGAATTTCAGGAAGATAGATTGTTGACTTTCTGTATTCTCCCCAAATATATTGGAATATAGAATAAAAATATCAGATCATACATTTAGATTTATTACCAGTaatgtttttaatgatttttcagTGTTCATTTATTGCTACTGTACAAGCgtctgtaaaatacaagtacagCTGGCTTTATAACGCTACACTTGTTTACCCTCTCAAATTAAAACACTTTACTGCCTGAGTAGAACTGATTTTAGTTCTTCTTCAGTGTTCTTGTAATAATTACCAACCGTCATAAAGTTACATAATATCATAACAATTTTATTGAAGAGTTGTGCAGTAAATTACACAGTTTATGACTTGGCATAATAGTTATTCCCCTTGAAACTTCTATTGGAACATTTGCCAAGAGACATATTATTTTCCCCAATAATTTCCAACAGCGGCTGATTATGATACAAG contains:
- the LOC139516348 gene encoding N-alpha-acetyltransferase 20-like: MTTIRPFTCDDLFRFNNVNLDPLTETYGLPFYMQYLAHWPEYFQVAESPAGQIMGYIMGKAEGSNDLWHGHVTALSVAPEYRRLGLAAKLMNILEEISEKKRCFFVDLFVRVSNKVAVDMYNKLGYTVYRTVLEYYSGEVDEDAYDMRKALSRDTEKKSVIPLAHPVRPEELD